A segment of the Synechococcus sp. CBW1002 genome:
GGCAACCAGCAGCCGGACCACAGCCGAATCAGCGAGTTCCGCCGGCGCAACCTTGATGCCCTCAAGGGCCTGTTTATTCAGATCCTGCGCCTGTGCCAGAAGGCGGGGATGGTGAGCCTGGGCCATGTGGCCCTCGATGGCACCAAGGTGCAGGCCAATGCCTCCAAGCACAAGGCGATGAGCCACGAGCGGATGCTCAGGGCGGAGAAGGAGCTCCAGAAGGAAATCAACGCCTTGATCCGCAAGGCCGAGATCCTGGATGCCCAGGAAGACCGGCGCTACGGCAAAGGAAACCTGGGCAGTGAACTTCCCGATGAGCTGCGCCACAAGCAGGGCCGCCTCGCAAAAATCCGTCAGGCCCGCAAGGAGATGGAGGCGGAAACCGCTGCAGCTGCAGCGCGGCAGCGGCAGGAGGAAGCCGAGAAGGCCAGAGCCAAAGCGACCGCAGCCGAGGAATCGGATGGATCGGCCCCTGAGCAGGCCGAGCTGAACAGGAAAGCGGAAGCCGCAGCGGCAAAGGCAGCAGCGGCGGGGGACAAAGCCATCGAGGCCGCCGAGAGCGCTGGCCTCGAGCCACCAGATCTGGAGCCACTCGCCTCTGACGCGATGCCCAGGCGTGGTCTGGCGAGAAAGGCTGACGGCACACCGACGGCCAAGACCCAACGGAATTTCACAGATTCCGACAGCCACCTCATGCAGTCCGGCGGCACCTACCTGCAGGGCTACAACTGCCAGCTGGCGGTCGACAGTGACCACCAGGTGATCGTGGCGGTGGGCGTCAGCAACCAGCCACCGGACGTGGAGCACCTGGAGCCCATGCTGGAGCGGATCGCCGCCAGCGCCGGTGAACTGCCGGACGTGATGACGATGGATGCGGGCTACTGGAGCGACGACAACGCAGGTCACTGTGAGGACCTTGGCATTGACGCCTACATCGCCACCGGCCGTCTGCCGCATGGGAAGCCGCCACCGCCACAGCGAGGACCGCTGCCCAGAGATGCCGACGCCAGAACCCGCATGGCCCGCAAGATCAGAAGCAAGAAGGGATCCAGGATCTACGCCCAGCGCAAAGCGATCGTGGAGCCGGTGAACGGCCAGATCAAGGAAGGCCGGGGCCTGCGGCGGTTTCTCTTGCGGGGCCTGGAGAAGGTCGATGGTGAATGGCATCTGATCGCTGCCACCCACAACCTGCTCAAGTTGTTCCGGTACAGGCGATCACAGCAGCAGCTCTGGGCAGCAGCGACGGGATGAGGGGTAGAGACCCTGGCAATGCCGCCAGGGCTGAGTCAACCTCGCCCCAATGAACCAGCTCAGCGGGAGAGGTAGACCTCAGAGCTCACCTCACCGGGATTCGTCGTGACCAGGGGCTCGCTGCTCTATTGGCAACAAACTCCTAGGGCAATTGGCAATGCTCCATTCCATACTGAGGACAGACGAGCAATGCCTACTGCATGATCCC
Coding sequences within it:
- a CDS encoding IS1182 family transposase encodes the protein MQKRKTFRPWQPQQATLLPPSPREWLSEDHQVYFLLDLVDELDLSAILVPAQAKDPRGEKGFDPRMMTMLLLYAYCVGIVSSRKIERACYEDLAFRVLTGNQQPDHSRISEFRRRNLDALKGLFIQILRLCQKAGMVSLGHVALDGTKVQANASKHKAMSHERMLRAEKELQKEINALIRKAEILDAQEDRRYGKGNLGSELPDELRHKQGRLAKIRQARKEMEAETAAAAARQRQEEAEKARAKATAAEESDGSAPEQAELNRKAEAAAAKAAAAGDKAIEAAESAGLEPPDLEPLASDAMPRRGLARKADGTPTAKTQRNFTDSDSHLMQSGGTYLQGYNCQLAVDSDHQVIVAVGVSNQPPDVEHLEPMLERIAASAGELPDVMTMDAGYWSDDNAGHCEDLGIDAYIATGRLPHGKPPPPQRGPLPRDADARTRMARKIRSKKGSRIYAQRKAIVEPVNGQIKEGRGLRRFLLRGLEKVDGEWHLIAATHNLLKLFRYRRSQQQLWAAATG